The Cyclobacteriaceae bacterium genome includes a region encoding these proteins:
- a CDS encoding cbb3-type cytochrome c oxidase subunit 3: MYNNILQSIDNIAIWPMISFVIFFLFFLCLLWYVFTADKGFINTMKELPLNDGVKNSSTTINPR, encoded by the coding sequence ATGTACAATAACATTCTTCAGAGCATCGATAACATTGCCATCTGGCCAATGATCTCTTTTGTGATCTTCTTCCTGTTCTTCCTGTGCCTGCTGTGGTATGTCTTCACGGCCGACAAAGGATTCATCAACACGATGAAAGAGCTACCACTCAACGACGGCGTGAAAAATTCCAGCACAACGATTAATCCCCGATAA